A genomic segment from Deltaproteobacteria bacterium GWA2_45_12 encodes:
- a CDS encoding exodeoxyribonuclease III, producing MKFISWNVNGIRSVLGKGFLQYVDREDPDILCLQETKAHPDQVDKILSHYQHFWNSAEKKGYSGTAIFTKVEPLSVTYGLGLPEHDTEGRVITLEFKNYYLVNVYTPNAQRELTRLKYRMKWDADFLKYVKKLEEKKPVIFCGDLNVAHKEIDLKNYKSNYGNAGFTEQERGGFDNIVNAGFIDSFRYFNQDPGHYTWWSYMFQARSKNVGWRIDYFCLSQDLKSILKDAHIYPHVMGSDHCPVGVIIK from the coding sequence ATGAAGTTCATTTCATGGAATGTTAATGGGATCCGCTCGGTGTTGGGGAAGGGGTTTTTGCAATACGTTGATCGGGAAGATCCCGACATCCTCTGCCTTCAAGAAACAAAGGCCCATCCGGATCAGGTCGATAAAATTCTTTCCCACTACCAACATTTTTGGAACTCTGCCGAAAAAAAAGGTTATTCGGGAACGGCCATTTTTACCAAAGTGGAGCCCTTATCTGTTACCTACGGTTTAGGCCTGCCTGAACATGACACCGAGGGGCGTGTGATCACTCTCGAATTCAAGAATTATTATCTGGTGAATGTTTATACTCCAAACGCGCAACGGGAATTGACGCGTCTTAAATACAGGATGAAATGGGATGCGGACTTTTTAAAATATGTGAAAAAATTGGAAGAAAAAAAGCCCGTCATTTTTTGCGGCGATTTAAATGTGGCCCATAAGGAAATTGATCTTAAAAACTACAAATCTAATTATGGGAATGCAGGATTCACCGAACAAGAACGGGGAGGCTTTGATAATATTGTCAATGCTGGCTTCATCGACTCCTTCCGATACTTCAACCAGGATCCGGGCCATTACACTTGGTGGAGTTATATGTTTCAGGCGCGTAGTAAAAACGTTGGATGGCGCATCGATTATTTTTGCCTCTCCCAGGATTTAAAATCGATCCTTAAAGACGCCCACATTTATCCCCATGTCATGGGTTCCGACCATTGTCCGGTGGGGGTTATTATTAAGTAG
- a CDS encoding antitoxin HicB has protein sequence MGEVLVSVQIERLESGDYLATSQELPDLLAQGRTIAETLEIAQDVLRKLIDSYLEHGDPLPKCLKRPRQKSTIIQIPVSVTF, from the coding sequence ATTGGAGAAGTCCTTGTCTCCGTTCAAATCGAGCGGCTTGAGTCAGGGGATTATTTGGCTACAAGCCAAGAACTTCCCGATCTTTTAGCTCAAGGTAGAACCATTGCTGAGACCCTTGAAATAGCCCAGGATGTTTTGCGTAAGCTGATCGATTCCTATCTTGAACACGGAGACCCTCTTCCCAAATGTCTGAAAAGACCTAGGCAAAAATCCACAATCATTCAAATTCCCGTCAGTGTGACGTTCTAA
- a CDS encoding addiction module toxin, HicA family: MTASELIRKLKKAGFIFDRQAKGSHEIWYNPETKKRTIVPNHSGRELPKGTLRAIIRQMGITPHQFDEL; the protein is encoded by the coding sequence ATGACCGCTTCAGAGCTTATACGCAAATTAAAGAAGGCTGGATTCATCTTCGATAGACAAGCCAAGGGAAGCCATGAAATCTGGTACAATCCCGAAACAAAAAAGAGAACAATCGTACCCAATCATAGTGGACGTGAGTTACCAAAGGGAACATTACGAGCCATCATTCGCCAGATGGGAATAACTCCCCACCAATTTGACGAACTATAA
- a CDS encoding Rossman fold protein, TIGR00730 family: MKTKDRKRAPELRPDETFGAKETWRVFRIMSEFVDAFETLKHIEPAVTMWGSARALPTSAHYKLTYETAKVISNAGYSVITGGGPGLMEAANKGAKEGRGKSVGLNIKIPEEQFANRYLDVHIDFNYFFVRKVMFVKYASAFVIMPGGFGTMDELFEALTLIQTEKSDPFPVVLVGKKYWGGMVKWIQESVVKAGYVHSSDLRFLKLTDDPKEVLQIIKKSHKRLNR; the protein is encoded by the coding sequence ATGAAAACGAAAGACCGGAAGCGGGCGCCGGAACTTAGGCCCGATGAAACCTTTGGTGCCAAGGAAACCTGGCGCGTGTTTCGGATCATGTCGGAATTCGTCGATGCCTTTGAAACCCTCAAGCACATCGAGCCGGCAGTCACCATGTGGGGGTCGGCCCGAGCCCTTCCCACCAGCGCCCATTACAAACTTACCTATGAAACGGCCAAGGTTATTTCCAATGCCGGATATTCTGTGATTACAGGCGGTGGGCCTGGTTTGATGGAAGCGGCCAATAAAGGGGCCAAAGAAGGCCGCGGTAAGTCGGTGGGGTTAAACATCAAAATACCCGAGGAACAGTTTGCCAACCGTTATCTGGATGTTCATATCGATTTCAATTATTTCTTTGTCCGTAAAGTCATGTTTGTCAAATATGCCTCGGCGTTTGTCATCATGCCCGGTGGTTTTGGGACCATGGATGAATTGTTTGAAGCTCTCACCCTTATTCAGACTGAAAAATCCGACCCTTTTCCCGTGGTTTTAGTGGGGAAAAAATATTGGGGGGGGATGGTGAAATGGATCCAGGAATCGGTGGTTAAAGCCGGATATGTCCATTCATCCGATCTCCGATTTTTAAAATTAACCGATGACCCAAAAGAAGTTTTGCAAATCATCAAAAAATCCCATAAACGGCTTAATCGATGA